The genomic interval AGCGGAGCTTTTCGACGGAGAGACGATGGCGTGAATACTTATGCATCGGCTTCGGTGGATGGATATCCATCCACCGAACATTCACACGACTCCCTGCTTTACAGGCGCTTGGAGAGCGAGAGGAAGCGCAGCCGCCACACGCGCCACACGGCCTCGCGGATGATCTTCTTCGACATCTTGCTCTCGCCGGCGTCGCGGTCCACGAACATGATGGGGATCTCGCCCAGGCGGAAGCCCTTCTTCCAGGCGCGGTAGCTCATCTCGATCTGGAACGAGTAGCCGTTGCTCTCCACGCGGTCCAGCTCGATGGCGGCCAGCACCTCGCGCCGGAAGCACTTGAACCCGCCCGTAGCGTCGGCGATGGGCAGGCCGGTGACCCAGCGGGCGTACGCGTTGGCGAAGTAGCTGAGCAGCAGCCGGCCGATGGGCCAGTTCACCACGGTCACGCGCCCGTGCAGGTAGCGCGAGCCCAGCACCACGTCGTACTCGTCGATGGCGCTGAGGAACTGCGGCAGGTGCGCGGGGTCGTGCGAGAAGTCCGCGTCCATCTCGAACATGGCGTCGTAGCCGCGCTCCAGGCCCCAGCGGAAGCCGGCGAGGTACGCCGTGCCCAGCCCCAGCTTGCCCTCGCGGTGCAGCACGTTGACCCGCGGCTCGTCGCGCGCGATCTCGTCGGCCAGCGCGCCGGTGCCGTCGGGCGAGCCGTCGTCGACCACCAGGATCTCCAGGCGGGGGTCGCGCGAGAGGATGGAGGGAACCAGCCGGGGCAGGTTCTCACGCTCGTTGTAGGTCGGGACGATGACGAGGGCGCGCTGCAAAACCGGGCGGGGTGGGATGCTTGTACGGATGCGGGCGGGCTGGTATTTTGGGCCAGATGGACAACATACCCCCGCCCCGCGCGCCCGACAAGTGAAGGCTCTGTACCTGGTGACCGCGTACGCGCGCGACCCCGCGGACGTGATCACCCCGTGGCTGGTGGAGACCATCCGCCGGCTGGCGGAGTGTGGCGTGGAGGTGGAGGTGCTGGCGCCTTCGTACCGCGGCCTGCGCACGCAGACCGTGGGGGGCGTGCGCGTGCACCGCTTCCGCTATGCGCCCGCCGCGTGGGAG from Longimicrobiaceae bacterium carries:
- a CDS encoding polyprenol monophosphomannose synthase, with amino-acid sequence MQRALVIVPTYNERENLPRLVPSILSRDPRLEILVVDDGSPDGTGALADEIARDEPRVNVLHREGKLGLGTAYLAGFRWGLERGYDAMFEMDADFSHDPAHLPQFLSAIDEYDVVLGSRYLHGRVTVVNWPIGRLLLSYFANAYARWVTGLPIADATGGFKCFRREVLAAIELDRVESNGYSFQIEMSYRAWKKGFRLGEIPIMFVDRDAGESKMSKKIIREAVWRVWRLRFLSLSKRL